DNA from Bacteroidota bacterium:
CCACCCGTAAGGGCATAGCAGTATCGTGCCCAGAATCACCACGCGGTCGAGGGCGCAGCACCGCCGCGCCCCTACGATTTCAGATGGAGGCGTACGATATTCCTGACGGCAGCGAGGACCGCACGGCGTCTGTCGCGGCGGCGAATGCTTACGCGCTCGGGTTCATCCTCCCCGTGCTCGTCCTGCTCGTGGGCGGGTACGGGCTCCTCTGGGGCTGGAGTGTGCTGGGCGACGGGTTCAACGCGCTCGTCACGCCGCTGTGGCGGTTTCTGCTGATCTTCGCCGCGGGCATCGTGGTGCACGAGGCGCTGCACGGGATCGCATGGCGGCTTGCCGGAGCCCCGGCGGGGACGGTGAGCTTCGGCTTCCAGGTCAAGACGCTGACGCCCTACGCGCACTGCTCGGCGGCGCTGCCGGCGCACGCCTACCGCACCGGTGCGGCGGCACCGGGCGTCGTGCTCGGGCTCGTCCCGGCGCTCGTCGGGCTCGCCTTCGGGATGGGGGCCGTGTTCTGGTTCGGGACCTTCTTTACGCTCGCAGCCGGGGGCGATGCGCTCATCCTGTGGCTCCTGCGCGGCGTCCCGAGCGGCCGCCTCGTCAAAGACCACCCCTCGAAGCCAGGCTGCTTGCTCTTGCCGGTGAGCACCAGCTAGCTCTGCCCACGCCTTTCGTCACTGCAAGACTGGGTCAGCGCAGAAACACCGCCGCGCCGAGGCGGAGGCCGAAGCGGTTGGCCGTCGGGGTGTCCACGCCCTCGGCGGAGCCGTAGAAGGCGGACTGGAAGAACCCCTCGCCGGTCACGCCGACGCGGGAAGACACCAGGTAGAGCACGCCGAGCCCTGCCCCAAGTGCGAAGCCTGAGGCGCGGAACGCGAGCGGCGGGTCACCTGCGGGCGTAGCGAAGTCCGTGCTGGCGCGCGAGTAGCCCACGAGCGCGGTGACGAACGGGTAGAACGGCCGCGGCGGTCGCCCGAAGTAGTAGCTCAGGTTCGGGCCGACGGTCAGGATCGACGTGTCGGTGACGTTGCTCGACGTGGTCTCGTAGGCGAGCGTGGTGCCGAGCGCGAGGCGGTCGGCGAGGAAGAAGCCGAAGCGGGGGTCGAGGACGACGGCGCTCGTGCGGCTGCCGTCGGCGTTGGCCTGGAGGTCGCCCCCGAGCCGGGCGAAGCCGACGGTCCCGCCGAGCTGCACCGTGCCCCGGTCGAGCAGGCCACGCTGGGCGAGGGCACTGGGGGCGAGCAGGCTCACGGCGACGAGGAGGAGAAGCAGGGGCATGGCCAGAGTGGGAGAGTGGGAGAGTGGGAGAGTGGGAGAGTGGGAGAGTGGGAGAGTGGGAGAGTCAAGAAAAGGCATAAAAGTTACGAAGACCCTTGCGCTCCGCGCCGACCCATACTTCTTCCCACTCCAGCCATTCCTCCGATTCCTGGCATGCCTCCCCGCCGGACCACCCCTCCTAGCCCTCCACGCCGAACCGACCCTAACCCGCTCGGGCACCGAACGCGTCGTGGGTAGTATGTTGCAGCGGCGGTGACCTCCGGCGTGCCGCTCCTCTCTCTTTCAGACCAACTCTCCACTGTCATGCGAAGCACCGGGGCCATCGTCATCCTTGTCATCGCGCTCGTAGTTGGCTTCGCCGGCTGCTCCGGGTGCGGGACCTACAACGCGCTCGTCTCGGCCGACGAGACCGTCGAGGCGGCGTGGGCCAATGTTGAGACGGCCTACCAGCGCCGCGCCGACCTCATCCCGAACCTCGTCGGCACCGTGCAGGGCGCGGCGGAGTTCGAGAGCAGCACGCTCCAGGAGGTCACCGAGGCCCGCACCCGCGCCGTCAACGTGACCCTCTCGGCCGAGGACCTCGACAACCCGGAGGCCCTCCAGCGCTTCCAGGAGGCGCAGTCGCAGCTCGGAGCCGCCACGGGCGCGCTCATCAACGCCGTCCGCGAGGACTACCCCGAACTCCGCGCCACCGAGGCGTTCCGCGACCTCCAGGTCCAGCTCGAAGGGACGGAGAACCGCATCAACACGGCGCGGACGCGCTACAACGAGCAGGTGCGGGACTACAACACCTCGGTGCGGCGCTTCCCGACCTCGCTCTGGGCCGGGCTCTTCGGCTTCGACCGCCGCGTCCCGTTCGAGGCCGAGGCCGGGGCCGAGCAGGCACCGACCGTAGACTTCAGCAGCTAGCCGCCAGGGCGCGCCGCGCCCCCACGGGTCTCTCATGCGCTTCCGCCTCTGGTTTGCCGCTCTCGCGCTCGCCGCCGGCGGGCCGGCCGAGGCGCAGCGCATCCCGCCGCGCCCGTCGCCGGCCGAGGGGCTCGTGATCGACCGGGCGGACCTCCTCTCGCGCTCCGAGCGCCAGGCGCTCAACCAGCGCCTCGTCGCCTTCGACGACTCGACCTCGAACCAGATCGTCGTCGTCATCCTCCCGACGCTCGGCGGGGCCGAGCCGGGGCCGTTCGCCACCGAACTCGGGCAGCAGTGGGGCGTCGGCCAGGGCGGCAAGGACAACGGCGTCGTCTTCCTCGTCTCGACGGGCGACCGCGAGGTGTTCATCGCAACGGGCTACGGGCTGGAGGGAGCCATCCCCGACGTGGTTGCCGGGCGGATCGTGCGCTCGGTCGTCGTGCCGAGCTTCCGGCAGGGGCAGTTCTACGCCGGCATCTCGCGCGCCGTGGACGCGCTCGTGGCCGCCGCCGAGGGAGAGTACACCGCCGAGCCATCGCCGGGTGGCCCCGGCGACGGGGTGCCGTTCGCGCTCCTCGTGATCCTCGCTATCATCGTGATCGCGCTCCTGTCGTCCGGGCGGAGCGAGTCGGGCGGTGGTGGCCAGCGGCGGCGGCGCTCGGGGCTGCCGCCGGTGATCGTGTTTCCCGGCGGCTTCGGCGGCGGGCGCAGCAGCGGCGGCTTCGGAGGAGGCTTTGGCGGGGGCGGGTTCGGGGGCGGGTTCGGAGGCTTTGGCGGCGGCGGCTTTGGTGGTGGCGGAGCCGGAGGCGGGTGGTAATTCTGATGCGCCTCGCGCGTTTGCACGGTTCGTCCGTGGTAGTTTTGCACGCCCCGACGCCAGACCGCCGCGCTGATTTCCGAGATCCCCCATGAGCCGGTTCGAGCAGCTCCTCGACTTCCACCGCCAGGACCCGGACGACGCCTTCGTCCGCTACGCCCTCGCGCAGGAGTACCTCCGGCTCGGCGAGACCGAGCAGGCGCTGGCCTACTTCGAAGGGCTCGTCGCCGACCAGCCGGACTATGTGGGCACCTACTACCACCTCGGCAAGCTCTACGAGGACTTGCACCGGAAAGACGACGCAGTCCGCACCTACCAGGCCGGGATTGGGGTAGCGGCGTCCGACCCCCACGCCCGCGCCGAGCTTCAGAGCGCCCTGCTCGAAGCGCAAGGCATCGGGTTCGACTAGCCACGACAATGCGAATGCTTTTGCAGACCGTTCCGCGCGTGCTCCGGCGCGCTGCCCTCGCGGCGGGCCTCGTGCTGGCTTCGGTGCCTGCGCTTGCGCAGAGCGAGGCAGTCTACGTGGTGCAGTCCGGGGATACCCTCTTCAAGATCGCCCAGACGCACGGGCTGACCGTGGACCAGCTCAAGGCGTACAACGGGCTCACCTCGAACATCATCAGCATCGGGCAGCCGCTCCGCGTGGCGGCGACTGACGGGGGACGCATCGGCTGGGAGGGCGAAGAAGTAGCCGAACTACCCGGCACTGCCGATCCGGTCATACCGGAGCCACCCGACGCTCTCCCGCTGTCGGAGATCGAACCGCTGGAGGACCGACCCGTCGTGCTCGAAACGCCGGCCCCGATCCCGGCCGGTCCGCCTCCGCCTCCGCCCCCTCCGGCGGCGATGGCGCGCGTCCGCATCGGCCGAGGCGCGCGCGGCGAGGTCACCGCGCCGCCGCTTTCGGCCTCGGGCGGTGCGCTGGCGGTGCACGTCGTGCAGGCGGGGGAGACGCTCTACCTGATCTCGCGGCGCTACGGCATGACCGTCGACGGCCTCAAGGCGCGCAACGCGCTGGAGACGAACCTGCTGTCGGTCGGGCAGGAGCTGATCGTCTCCGGCGAGGCGGCCCCGCCGCCCGCCGCGGCGGCCCCGCTGCCGAGCACGCCCTACGACCTAACCGAGAGCACCGTCCCCGACGACCGGGTCCACGTCACCCGCCGAGGCGAAACGCTCTACGCCGTCGCGGCCCGCTACGGCACGACAGTCGCGGACCTGCTCGCGCTCAACACCCTCACCACGGCCCCGCTCCCGGCCGGGTCTGTCCTGGCGCTGCCCGACTCGTCCGCCGAGCGCTACTACCGCGCCCCGGCTCCGATCCCGCCGCCCGACGAGGCCGGCCTCGCGCTCGTCTACCCCGACTCCTACCGGGGCCGCGAGACCATCAGCGGCGAGGCTTACGACCCGGAGGCGCTCACGGCGAGCCACCGGACGCTCCCGTTCGGGACCGTCGTCCACGTCCTGCTGCCCGCCCGTGAGCGCGCCGTCCTCGTCCGCGTCAACGACCGGGGGCCGGTCAGCGAGGGGTTCCTCGTCGAACTCTCCGAGGCGGCGGCCGACGCGCTCGGGCAGGACCGCGGGGCCGCTGAGCGGGTCGAGTTGCGCGTGATCCGGTAGCGGTGCCGTTCGCCCGGCAGTGTCTCGTGAATTTAGGCCGAACGGGAAGTCTGCTAGAGCGTATCATTTCTCTATTCGCCCGTCTTACACCCATCTCTTGCTGCCATGGCCACGCTCACGCCCTCCGAAATGACCATCCTCGTCGTGGACGACGAGGAAGACGTCGTCGAGATCATCAGTCACTTTCTGCGCCAGGAAGGCTTCAACGTGCTCACGGCGTACGACGGCGAAGCGGCCCTCGAACAGGCGACCCAGAGCGTCGACCTCGTCGTGCTCGACGTGATGCTGCCCGGCCTCGACGGGTTCGAGGTGGCGCGGCGGCTGCGGGGCCGCGTCGAGACCGAGATGATCCCGATCCTCTTCCTCACTGCGAAGGTCGAGGAGTCTGACCAGATCGAAGGGCTTATGGCCGGGGGCGACGCCTACCTCACCAAGCCCGTCAGCCCGTCGGTAGTCCTCGCCAACGCCCGCGCCGTCCTCCGCCGGACGGGTACTGAGGAGAGCCATATCCTCACCGTCAACGACCTGATGATCTACGAGGACGAGTACCGCGCCACGCTCGGCGGCGAGGACCTCGGCCTGACACTGACGGAGTTCGAGCTGCTGCGCTACCTCGTCCGGCACCCGCGCAAGGCGTTCACCCGGCAGCAGCTCCTGGAGACGATCTGGAAGGACGCGATGATGGTCACCGAGCGCACCGTCGACGCCCACATCAAGAACCTCCGCGAGAAGCTCAGCGACTTCGCCAAGCACATCCAGACCGTGCGCGGGGTCGGCTACCGCTTCGTCGAGGAAGAACCGGAGGAGGAAGAAGCGTGATCCAGAAGGCGGCGAGCAGCGTACAGACGGCAGACCTGCTACGCTGCCTTCTGCCGTCTGCCCTCTGACCCATGAGCCGTCTCAAAGACCTCCAGAGCCTGCTCCTCCCGCGCCGCGCCTCGACGCAGACGTGGATGATGCTGACGTTCGCCCTCTTCGTCGGGGCGGCGGTGGCGATCGTGGGGCTCTACGCCTTCCTCGTGCTGCGCGGCCAGGTGGAGGACGCCGCGCGCGAGACGCTCCGCGTCCAGGCCCGCTACCTCTCAGCCCAGCTAGAAACGGTCGAGGACCCGGAGGTGCTCTTCGAGACAATCCAGCGAACGAGCACCGCGACGCCCTACCGGATCGGGGTCGCCAAGAAGGACTCCCTCGTGTGGGAGATGGTCGACGGGCGCATCCTCACCGACCGGACGTTTCTCGACCAGCCTGAGGTCGAGCAGGCTGTCCGCACCGGCTTCGGCTACGACGAGCGGACGGGCAGCCTCGGGCCCGTGCTCTACGTGGCCCACTACAGCCCCGTCTCGGACTACGTTGTCCGCATCGGGCAGCCGGCCCCGCCGCTGCTGACCCTCGTCCAGAAGATGCAGGCGACGCTCATCATCGGGATGGCGCTCGCGCTCGTGCTGGCGCTCATCGGGGCGTGGATCGCGGCGCTCCAGGTGACGCGCCCGCTCAAGGCGATCTCGAAGAGCGCCCGCCGCGTCAACGAGGGCGACCTCGACCGCGAGATCGTGGTGCGCACGCGGGCGGCCGAGGTGCAGGACCTCGCCAGCAGCCTGAACTCCATGGCCGAGCGCTTCCGCGAGGACATCTACGAGCTCCAGCGTGTGGCGCGCGTCCAGAACGAGTTCATCGGCAACGTCAGCCACGAGGTCAAGAACCCTATCTTCGCCGTCGGCGGCTACCTCGAAGCGCTTGACGCGGCGGGGCTCTCGGACGCGCAGCGGCAGAAGTATGTCGCCAAGGGGCTGCTGAACCTCCAGCGGCTCAACAACCTCTTCGGCGACCTCATCGAGATCGCCAAGCTGGAGTACCGCGAAGACCTCATCCGGCCCGAGGTCTTCGACCTCCAGGGGCTCCTCGGGGAGGTGGCCGAGATGCTAGAGCCGAAGGCCGAGGACAAAGGGCTCGCCCTCGTCTACCAAAACCAGCCCGTCGAGGTCTGGGCCGACCGCAGCCGCATCCGGCAGGTACTCACCAACCTCATCGACAACGCGATCTCGTACTCCGACGCCGGCACCGTGAAGTGCCGGATGCGCCGCCACCTGGACAAGGTCCGCATCGAGGTCGTCGACACCGGGCGCGGCATCGCCGAGGATCACCTCGAACGCATCTTCGAGCGGTTCTACCGCGTCGACAACGCCCGCAGCCGGGCGCAGGGCGGGACCGGCCTCGGCCTGGCCATCACCAAGCAGATCCTCCAGGCCCACGGCGAGCAGATCCACGTCGAGAGCACCGCCGGGCGCGGCACCCGGTTCTGGTTCGAGCTGCTCCTGGCCGAGTCCGTCCCCGAGTACCGCGCGGCGGCCAGCGACACCTTCGGCGAGGAGGTCGAGGTCGTGCTGTAGCGTTTCGAGCAAGGTGCAGCAAGACGCACGCTGCGGCTGCATGATGGACCATACGTCGGGCACCGGAGAGTAGGACGCCGTCGGGTTAGAGGATGGATACCCGATGTTATTGCGTAGGTCTAACCTATGTGATGCGCCGAAAGGGAACACGGGCGGAAAGGCCCTGTAGCTGGCCTCGCGCATCTCCAACTCTCTCTCCCCGCCTCCCGCAATGCCCTCCTTCTCTGGACGTACGCCCTTTTCCCCCCGATCCCTCATCGTCTCCCTCCCGCCGCCTCGGCCTCGCTATCGTCGGTGTCGGCGGAGCCGTCAGCACGACCGCCGCAGCCGGCGTCGAACTGCTCCGGCAGGGACGCACCGAACCTCACGGCCTCCCGCTCGCCTCGCTCGACACCGACCTCATCTGCGACCTCGCACCCTACGGTGACCTCGTCATCGGTGGGTGGGACGTGAGCGGCGACGACCTAGCGGCTGCGGCGCGTGGGCACGACGTGCTCTCGCTTCAGCAGTACGGTGCCGCCGAAGACGCCCTCGCGGCTGTCACGCCGTGGCCGGCTGTCGGCGACGAGCGCTTCTGCCGCGGCGTCACCGGTGCCCACGTCGCAAACTGCGACAGCCCGTCCGTGGCCGTCGACGCCGTCCGCGCCGACCTCCGCCGCTTCCGCGACGACGAAGGCCTCGACGGCGTCGTGATGATCAATCTCGCCTCGACCGAGGCCACGCCCGAGCGCGACGCGGCCCTCTTCCAGTCGGCCGACGCGTTCGAGGCGGCCGTCGAGGCGGGCGACGACCGGATCCCGCCGGCGATGCTCTACGCCTACGCCGCGATCCTCGAAGGCGTCCCCTACGGCAACTTCACGCCCTCGACCGGCGCTGATGTGCCCGCGCTCATCGAACTCGCGGAGCGCCACGGCGTCCCGCTCGCCGGCAAGGACGGCAAGACCGGGCAGACGTTCGTCAAGACGCTCGTCGCCCCCGGCCTCCGCGCCCGCGCGCTCGGCGTCGAGGGCTGGTTCTCGACTAACATCCTCGGCAACCGCGACGGCGAGGCGCTCCGCGAGGCCGACTCGCTCGCCTCGAAGATCGGGACCAAAGGCTCCGTCCTCGACCAGATCCTCGGCTACGAGGTCGAGGACCACGTCGTCAAGATCAACTACTACCGCCCGCGCGGCGACGCCAAAGAGGCGTGGGACAACGTCGACCTCGTCGGCTTCCTCGGCGAGCAGATGCAACTCAAGATCAACTTCCTCTGCAAGGACTCGATCCTCGCAGCCCCGCTCGTGATCGAGATCGCCCGCCTCCTCGACGCGGCTCAGCGCGACGGCGAGGGCGGCGTGATGGAGTGGATGGGGACGTTCTTCAAGGGCCCGATGACGGCCGACGGGCGCGAGCCCGAGCACGCGCTCCACGAGCAGCAGGCGGCGCTCCTCGGCTGGCTCGAAGCCCGCGCCGCGCGCCGCGCGCCGTCCGAAGGCGATGGGGCCGCCCTCGCCGCCGTGCCGACAGTCGAGCCCTCGGCGTCGTGACCGCCGCAGCAACCGAAAATCTCGCGGGGGTCGGCGCGCTCGCCGGCCTCGCCCGCGAGGTCGTGGACCTCAAGCGGATGCGCGACGCGCGCTCGCCGCGGTCGCTGGCCGAGTGGCTGTTCGCCCGGTCGTGGACGCGGCTCGTGCGCGGCGATGCGTTGGGTGCGGTTGCGCTCGGCGAGACGGCGCAGGCGCTCGCCGCCGTCCGCCTTGCCGGGATCGACCGCGCCGTGATGCGCGACCACGGGCTGACCGACGCCGAGGCCGCAGCCGCGCTCGTCCAAGCCTTCGACGACGTAGCTGGACCGCTCGACGGTGCCCTGCGCGACCGGCTGCGCGAGGCGCTCGCGCAGGACCCGGCCCGCGTTGTCCCGCTCGGCGACGAGCCAGGCTTCGTCGAGGTGCTCGTCCGACAGCCGCGCGCCGGGGCGACGCACCCCGGCGTCCCGCGCCTCGTGCTCGACCCGGCCGAGAGCCACGCCGACCACTGCGCGAGCGTCGCGCTTCTCTCCGTCCTCCTCGCCCCGACCTTCGGGGCCGACCCGGCGCGTTCGTTCTTGACCGGCCTCGCCCACCACCTCTTCAACGTCACCCTGCCCGACGCCGGCTTTGCGGGGGACCAGCTCCTGGGCGACGCGGCGGACCGGATGACAGCGGCCGCGTTCGAGCGTGCCCTCGTGGCGCTGCCCGGTGACCTGCGTGAGGAGACGAAGGCGGCGCTTGCTGCCACGCGCGAGGCGCAGTTCGACACGCCCGCCGCGCGCACCTTCCACGCCGCCGACGTGCTCGACCGCGTGCTCGAAATGGAGAGGCACGCCCGCTCGGCGCGGTTCCGGCTCGCCGACGCGCTGGGGACAGATACCGAGGCGGGGCAGCGCAACATCGTCCATGCCGGGTTCGAGCAGGACTTCCAGCGCGAGGTGCTGCACGCGGCCGGGCTGTGGCCGCCGGAGGGACTGCGATGAGCAGTGCTGACCAACCATTCGCGTGGGGCATCGTCGGCTGCGGCTGGGTGGTGCGGGACTACGTCGCCCCAGCCCTCGCCGCCACCGGCACCGTCGCCGCGCTCTGCGACCCCGACGCCGAGGCCCTCGCCGCGACCGCGCCCGGTGCCGCGCACTACGCCGACCTCGACGCCTTCCTCCGTCACCCCGGCCTCGACGCCGTCTACGTGGCCACGCCGAATCACCTCCACGCTGCGCACGTCGCCGCCGTTGCCGAGGCGGGATTGCCCGTCCTCTGCGAGAAGCCGATGGCGCGGACAGCGGTCGAAGCCGAAACCATGATCGAGGCGGTTCACCGGGCCGGGGTGCCGTACGCGACTGCGTTCGACCAGCGGTTCCACCCGGCGCACGTCGCGCTCCGCCGGCTCGTCGCGCACGGCGCGCTCGGGACGGTCACCTGCGTCCGCATCCACTACGCCTGCTGGACCCCGGCCGACTGGGCCCCCGACGCGCTCTACCGCGACAACTGGCGCGTCGACCCCGAGCGGGCCGGCGGCGGCGCCCTCATCGACCTCGCCCCGCACGGGCTCGACCTCACCCAGCTTCTCCTCGGCGAGCCGATTGTCGAGGTCGCCGCGCTCACGCAGGAGCGGGTGTTCGACTACCCGGTCGACGACGGCGCGGTGCTCGTCGGGCGGACGGCGTCGGGCGCGCTCCTCAGCCACACGGTCGCCTACAACTGCCCCGACGCGTTCCCACGCCGCCGGCTCGAAGTGATCGGGACGGAGGCGCGGGCGCTTGCCGTCAACACCATGGGGCAGACGCCCGGCGGGACGCTCACGCTCACGCACGCCGACGGCCGGGAGGAGGCCGTCCCGTTCGACGCCGAGCGCTCGCCGTTCGAGGCACAGGCTGCTGCGTTCGTACATGCCGTGCGGTCGGGCGAGCCGTTCCCGTACGGCCCCGAGCGCGACCTCCACACGATGCGCCTCCTCGACGCCGCCGTCCAGAGCCGCCCCGTCCGCGTCGACCCCGAACCTGTCACCGCCTAGCTATGCCCGGCTCGACCCTGGACCTCCCCGCGTTCTGCTGCACGAACTGCGGCTTCTGGCAGCGCTACTTCGACGTGCCGCCCGACTGTCCCGTCTGCACCGACTACCGCCACCCGCTGCCGGCCGACGGGTGGAGTTTCTGGACCGCCGACGAGGTCGACCGCCGCGTCGAGGTGACGTGGTGCGAGGTGCTGCCCGACCTCTGGATGTTCACCGCGACCCCCGGCATCGGGATCGGCTCGTGCGGGTTTCTCGTCGTCCGCGAGGAGGGCAACATCGTCTTCGAGGGCTGCGGGTGGTACTCGGACGCGGCGCTCGACCAGGTCGAATCGCTCGGCGGGGTGCGGTGGCTGGCGTACTCGCACGCCCACGTCCAGGGCGCGCTCTGGCGCCTCGCCGAGCGGTTCCGGCCCGAAGTCGTCTGCCACACCGAGCAGCTTCCGACGGCGCAGGCGCTCCCCGTCGCCTGGCCCTTCGACGACCGCGCCGACCTCGGCGACGGAGCCGCGCTCCTCCACACCGGCGGCCACACGCCCGGTCACTCCGTGCTCTACCTCGCCGACCGCCGGATGCTCTTCTGCGGCGACGCGCTGAAGTACAAGCTCGACGCCGCGCCCGTCGGTCGCCCGCTCGCCGTCTCGACTCACAAGGCCTACGACGCCCACATCCCCCTCACGCACGACGACATGCGGCGCTACCGCGACCTCTTCGCTGGTCTCGATGTCGAGATGGTCGTTACGCCGTGGGAGGTCGTCCCCGAGGGCGGGCTGCCGCTCGCGCTCGCCATGCTCGACGCGCAAGCCGCCCGCCGCCCGTCGGCCGACTGGTTCGCCGCCGACACCCACACCTTCGTCCCCGACGACCACTTCGACCCCGCCCATGTCTGACTTCCCGCCCGCGCCTGACTTTAGGGTGCCGCCCGACCCGCCCACCGTCGCCCGCTACCGCGCCGCCCTCAACCTCGACGAGGTCTACGAGTTCGCCCTCACGCCGCTCGACGTAACCGGCATCCCCGTCTGGACCGTCGCGACCTGGCTCGACGGCGAGTTCACGAGCGGGATCGGCTACGGTACCACCGACGACCGCGCCCGCATCGGCGCGTGGGGCGAGTTGGCCGAGGGCGTCTTCGTCCACCGGCTCCGGGAGATGGCGACGCAGCGCGGGAGCTACCGCGACCTCGCGGAGGCCGGCGCGCGCGCCGTCGACCCGCTCCGGCTCCGCCTCCCGGTCGGGACGGACTACACCGAGGACACCGAGCGGCTCTGGGTCGAGGCGACGCGGTTCGTCCCAGGCACGAGTGCCGACGAGGAATCAGCCTGGATGCTTCTCGATGAGGCGGCGGCGCACACCTATAACCTCCCGCCGGACTACACCCCGCTCTACACCCCGATCACGAACGGCCTCGGCGCGGGCGACACGCCGGCGCGCGCCCTCGCGCACGGTCTCCTCGAACTCGTCCAGCGCGACGCCTCCTCGACCGGCTACCGCGCCTTCGACCGCGGCCTCGTGCTCGACCTCGGCGGCGTGCCCGACCCGGAGACGCGGCGGTGGATCGAGCAGATCGAGGACGCCGGGATCACACTCATGGCGAAGCTCGCCGGAACGCCGCTCGGGATCCCCGTGATCTACGTCGTCGGGCGCGAGCGCGACCTGGGCGCGATGCCGCACCCGCTCGTGCTGACGGGCTGCGGCGAGGGTGCCCACCCCGACCGCGAGCGGGCGCTCCAAAAAGCCGTCCTCGAGTACGGCGCGAGCCGCGTCCGCAAGCGCTTCGCCCACGGCCCGGTGGCCGACCTCGAAGGCCGCGTTCCCGACGCCTACCTCCGCCGCGTACGCGAGATGGGCGTCGAGGGCGAAGAAGGCCGCGCCACCGACGCCGTCGCCGAGTGGGCCGGGCTGGACGGGCGTGAGCAGCTTCGCCGGCTCGAGAACCGCTGGTTCCGCGAGGCCGAGCGCCTCGCCTTCGCCGACCTCCCGACCGACCGCAGCCTGGAGACGCCCGAGGCCCTCGCCGCCGACGTCGCCCGCCGCTGCGCCGACGCTGGACTCGAAGCCTATTCCGTCGCACTCTCGCCGCCGGACGCCGACGTGTCGGTCGTCAAGACGATCGTGCCGGGGCTGGAGGTCGAGACGGTGACCTACGGCCGGATCGGGCCGCGCAACGTGCGCCGCCTGCTCGGACGAATCGAGGCCGGCGACGCGGTCGTCCATCCCGACCTCGTCGGGATCGGGCGGCCGCCGGCCGAGGCGCAACCAGTTCCGCTTGCGCCCGAAGGCGAGGCTGCGCTCGGCGGCTCCGCATGGGTCCACCTCGACCTGATGGAAGAGGCCGCCGGGCCGATCTACGCGATGTACCGCGAGCCGGCCGAGCACGTCGTCGGCCTTCGCGCCGAAGGCGCTGGGGCGGAGGCTGCGTGATGCTCCGCTACGCCTACAACACGAACGGCGCGGCCAACCACCGGCTGGACGACGCGCTCGCGCTCATCGCCGAGTGCGGCTACAACGGCGTCGCCCTCACGCTCGACCACCACCACCTCGACCCGTTCGCGCCCGACCTCGACCGCCGGGCGGCGCACCTCGACCGGCGGCTCCGCGAGCTCGGCCTCGGCCTCGTCGTCGAGACCGGGGCGCGGTTCCTCCTCGACTTCCGCCACAAGCACCGCCCGACGCTGCTCGACCCCGACCCGGCGGGCCGCACGCGCCGCCTCGACTTTCTGACCCGGGCGCTCGACGTGTGCGCCGCGTGCGGCGGCGAGACGGTCTCGTTCTGGTCCGGCCCGCTTCCCGATGGGATGGACGAGGACAGGGCGTGGGGCTGGCTCGAAGAAGGGGTCGCAGCCGTCGCAGAGCGCGCCGCCGAGCGCGGGGTCGACGCCTCGTTCGAGCCCGAGCCGGGCCACCTCGTCGACACGCTCGCGGGCTACGACCAGCTCCGCCGCGCCGCGCCCGGCCTGCGGCTCGCCCTCGACACCGGACACCTGATCGTCACAAATGAGGCCGACCCCGCCGACACCGTCCGCGCTCGGGCCAGCCAACTCGGGACGGTCGCTGTCGAAGACATGGACCGCGGC
Protein-coding regions in this window:
- a CDS encoding DUF3267 domain-containing protein — translated: MEAYDIPDGSEDRTASVAAANAYALGFILPVLVLLVGGYGLLWGWSVLGDGFNALVTPLWRFLLIFAAGIVVHEALHGIAWRLAGAPAGTVSFGFQVKTLTPYAHCSAALPAHAYRTGAAAPGVVLGLVPALVGLAFGMGAVFWFGTFFTLAAGGDALILWLLRGVPSGRLVKDHPSKPGCLLLPVSTS
- a CDS encoding LemA family protein, whose translation is MRSTGAIVILVIALVVGFAGCSGCGTYNALVSADETVEAAWANVETAYQRRADLIPNLVGTVQGAAEFESSTLQEVTEARTRAVNVTLSAEDLDNPEALQRFQEAQSQLGAATGALINAVREDYPELRATEAFRDLQVQLEGTENRINTARTRYNEQVRDYNTSVRRFPTSLWAGLFGFDRRVPFEAEAGAEQAPTVDFSS
- a CDS encoding TPM domain-containing protein, with amino-acid sequence MRFRLWFAALALAAGGPAEAQRIPPRPSPAEGLVIDRADLLSRSERQALNQRLVAFDDSTSNQIVVVILPTLGGAEPGPFATELGQQWGVGQGGKDNGVVFLVSTGDREVFIATGYGLEGAIPDVVAGRIVRSVVVPSFRQGQFYAGISRAVDALVAAAEGEYTAEPSPGGPGDGVPFALLVILAIIVIALLSSGRSESGGGGQRRRRSGLPPVIVFPGGFGGGRSSGGFGGGFGGGGFGGGFGGFGGGGFGGGGAGGGW
- a CDS encoding tetratricopeptide repeat protein, which translates into the protein MSRFEQLLDFHRQDPDDAFVRYALAQEYLRLGETEQALAYFEGLVADQPDYVGTYYHLGKLYEDLHRKDDAVRTYQAGIGVAASDPHARAELQSALLEAQGIGFD
- a CDS encoding LysM peptidoglycan-binding domain-containing protein, whose amino-acid sequence is MLLQTVPRVLRRAALAAGLVLASVPALAQSEAVYVVQSGDTLFKIAQTHGLTVDQLKAYNGLTSNIISIGQPLRVAATDGGRIGWEGEEVAELPGTADPVIPEPPDALPLSEIEPLEDRPVVLETPAPIPAGPPPPPPPPAAMARVRIGRGARGEVTAPPLSASGGALAVHVVQAGETLYLISRRYGMTVDGLKARNALETNLLSVGQELIVSGEAAPPPAAAAPLPSTPYDLTESTVPDDRVHVTRRGETLYAVAARYGTTVADLLALNTLTTAPLPAGSVLALPDSSAERYYRAPAPIPPPDEAGLALVYPDSYRGRETISGEAYDPEALTASHRTLPFGTVVHVLLPARERAVLVRVNDRGPVSEGFLVELSEAAADALGQDRGAAERVELRVIR
- a CDS encoding response regulator transcription factor codes for the protein MATLTPSEMTILVVDDEEDVVEIISHFLRQEGFNVLTAYDGEAALEQATQSVDLVVLDVMLPGLDGFEVARRLRGRVETEMIPILFLTAKVEESDQIEGLMAGGDAYLTKPVSPSVVLANARAVLRRTGTEESHILTVNDLMIYEDEYRATLGGEDLGLTLTEFELLRYLVRHPRKAFTRQQLLETIWKDAMMVTERTVDAHIKNLREKLSDFAKHIQTVRGVGYRFVEEEPEEEEA
- a CDS encoding HAMP domain-containing sensor histidine kinase, whose translation is MSRLKDLQSLLLPRRASTQTWMMLTFALFVGAAVAIVGLYAFLVLRGQVEDAARETLRVQARYLSAQLETVEDPEVLFETIQRTSTATPYRIGVAKKDSLVWEMVDGRILTDRTFLDQPEVEQAVRTGFGYDERTGSLGPVLYVAHYSPVSDYVVRIGQPAPPLLTLVQKMQATLIIGMALALVLALIGAWIAALQVTRPLKAISKSARRVNEGDLDREIVVRTRAAEVQDLASSLNSMAERFREDIYELQRVARVQNEFIGNVSHEVKNPIFAVGGYLEALDAAGLSDAQRQKYVAKGLLNLQRLNNLFGDLIEIAKLEYREDLIRPEVFDLQGLLGEVAEMLEPKAEDKGLALVYQNQPVEVWADRSRIRQVLTNLIDNAISYSDAGTVKCRMRRHLDKVRIEVVDTGRGIAEDHLERIFERFYRVDNARSRAQGGTGLGLAITKQILQAHGEQIHVESTAGRGTRFWFELLLAESVPEYRAAASDTFGEEVEVVL